The Hyla sarda isolate aHylSar1 unplaced genomic scaffold, aHylSar1.hap1 scaffold_174, whole genome shotgun sequence genome has a segment encoding these proteins:
- the CUNH17orf50 gene encoding uncharacterized protein C17orf50 homolog: protein MSCVRPPEMSRLEEVESDEEGPGPGDVLSCGGCLWSCFTPKETPPAESVTTLEEQTVAGSPSDHSEAAGPGLERRPSLLEGLVGVIRASLSWTTSLRRKPQVEGRRLICCLLEPMTVPEPCPVCPILLCPACDTLHCHPNYIYHCLLEHPSPPGPDALRPVSPFTLSDLSLHEPNLLVPGSSLTSDPGRAMNP, encoded by the exons ATGTCCTGTGTCCGGCCCCcagaaatgagccgactggaggaggtggagagcgaTGAGGAGGGCCCGGGCCCCGGGGATGTCCTCTCCTGTGGAGGTTGCTTGTGGTCATGCTTTACCCCGAAGGAGACGCCCCCAGCGGAGAGTGTCACCACCCTGGAGGAGCAGACAGTAGCCGGGTCCCCATCTGACCATAGTGAAGCCGCAGGGCCCGGGCTGGAGCGGAGGCCTTCTTTACTGGAGGGTCTGGTGGGGGTCATCAGGGCCTCTCTGAGCTGGACTACGAGCCTACGGAG GAAACCTCAAGTTGAAGGCAGGAGACTGATTTGCTGCCTGTTGGAGCCAATGACTGTGCCCGAGCCGTGCCCTGTGTGCCCGATCCTGTTGTGCCCGGCCTGTGACACCCTGCACTGCCACCCCAACTACatctaccactgcctgctggaGCATCCCAGCCCCCCGG GTCCagacgccctgcgcccggtgtcACCCTTCACCCTCAGTGACCTCAGTCTTCATGAACCCAACCTGCTTGTTCCTGGATCCTCCCTgacctctgaccccggcagagcAATGAACCCATAG